A genomic window from Shewanella vesiculosa includes:
- a CDS encoding DUF2066 domain-containing protein produces the protein MLKKLINLIVLPIIALTSIATVYAAEVGKLDEADIAVSSRANDVKDNALKEALAAVFLKNSGLPSVVLHPLVKAQINAPEVILTQYGYYESNGELMLKASFDHQRVISTLREAGLPVWGSQRPLTLLWISVDENNQQTILADDSATGIRTDLAQESNNKGIPLLLPIMDLDDVMQVSITDVRGMFTDVLAKASTRYQADYFAVANIDTQGSNLHYSIKLFDKNRTNGVLVALISQQGDATDYQQATKSMMSILADYYISQYAIASTGGDLTTQVRFTGLNNMTQVVNVERYLRQLSAVKSITLSQFKGDSATYTIDLFSNLDDLQRLLNIDSRLSQLDTVGSVDSFYESTTDNTKPKLIYQWLGQ, from the coding sequence ATGCTGAAAAAACTAATTAATCTCATTGTGTTACCGATAATTGCATTAACCTCTATTGCGACTGTGTATGCTGCTGAAGTCGGCAAGTTAGATGAAGCCGATATTGCGGTGAGTTCACGTGCAAATGATGTTAAAGATAATGCGCTAAAAGAGGCATTAGCTGCTGTCTTCTTGAAAAATTCTGGTTTACCTAGTGTGGTGCTTCACCCCCTAGTTAAAGCTCAAATTAATGCTCCTGAGGTCATTTTGACTCAATATGGTTATTATGAGTCAAATGGTGAGTTGATGCTCAAAGCCAGTTTTGACCATCAGCGGGTGATTTCAACATTACGCGAAGCCGGTTTACCTGTTTGGGGGAGCCAGCGGCCATTAACCTTGTTGTGGATATCCGTTGATGAAAATAATCAGCAAACTATTTTAGCTGATGATTCGGCCACAGGTATACGTACTGATTTAGCCCAAGAGTCTAATAATAAAGGCATTCCATTATTGTTGCCGATTATGGATTTAGATGATGTTATGCAAGTGAGCATTACTGATGTGCGTGGTATGTTTACCGATGTATTAGCCAAAGCATCAACCCGTTACCAAGCTGATTACTTTGCTGTTGCCAATATTGATACCCAAGGTAGCAACCTACATTACAGCATCAAGTTATTCGATAAAAACAGAACTAATGGTGTGTTGGTGGCTTTAATTTCTCAACAAGGTGATGCCACAGATTATCAACAAGCAACCAAGAGTATGATGAGTATTCTGGCGGATTATTATATTAGTCAATATGCTATTGCTTCTACAGGCGGTGACCTTACAACACAAGTCAGATTTACCGGATTAAACAATATGACTCAAGTGGTGAATGTTGAACGTTACCTTCGTCAGCTTAGTGCCGTTAAGTCGATAACATTAAGCCAGTTTAAGGGCGACTCTGCCACCTATACTATTGACTTGTTTAGTAATTTAGATGATTTACAGCGGTTGCTTAATATTGATAGTCGCTTATCACAATTAGATACTGTGGGCAGTGTAGATTCATTTTATGAGTCAACTACTGACAACACTAAACCTAAGCTGATTTATCAATGGTTGGGTCAATAA
- a CDS encoding DUF2069 domain-containing protein, translated as MTSQTLFQLSRIGYLALLLLLSGWFIQQGINGTYSLGFSLIWIVPLLFPLKGILTGNPYTYAWASFILCVYLLHGLTLAYITTDAFVFAVIESVLIGILLITFPFYARKRGRELGLGLKKKSEQQ; from the coding sequence ATGACTTCCCAAACCTTGTTTCAACTAAGCCGAATCGGTTACCTTGCGTTACTCCTACTGCTTAGCGGTTGGTTTATTCAACAAGGCATCAATGGCACCTATTCGCTAGGGTTCAGCTTAATATGGATTGTACCTTTATTATTTCCGCTAAAAGGTATTTTAACTGGTAATCCTTATACTTATGCATGGGCCAGCTTTATTCTGTGTGTGTATTTATTGCATGGCTTAACCCTGGCTTACATCACTACCGATGCGTTTGTGTTTGCGGTGATTGAATCAGTACTGATTGGCATTCTATTAATCACTTTTCCATTTTATGCCCGCAAGCGAGGTAGAGAGCTAGGATTAGGGCTAAAGAAAAAGTCTGAGCAACAATAA
- the arsC gene encoding arsenate reductase (glutaredoxin) (This arsenate reductase requires both glutathione and glutaredoxin to convert arsenate to arsenite, after which the efflux transporter formed by ArsA and ArsB can extrude the arsenite from the cell, providing resistance.) produces the protein MTTAKTIIYHNPRCSKSRETLALLQANNTDITVVEYLKTPPSATEIQTMLQLLGLTARQLMRTKEDEYKSQHLADASLSEAHLIAAMVATPKLIERPIVLANNKAAIGRPPENVLSIL, from the coding sequence ATGACAACTGCAAAAACAATTATTTACCATAACCCACGCTGCTCAAAAAGCCGTGAAACCTTAGCATTACTGCAGGCTAATAACACCGATATCACAGTCGTTGAATATTTAAAGACTCCGCCATCCGCCACGGAAATACAGACCATGTTACAGCTTCTGGGTTTAACGGCGCGCCAGCTAATGCGAACCAAAGAAGATGAATATAAAAGCCAACACTTAGCAGATGCATCCTTATCAGAAGCGCACCTTATTGCTGCTATGGTGGCAACACCTAAGTTAATTGAACGCCCAATTGTGCTAGCCAACAATAAAGCTGCTATTGGCCGTCCTCCTGAAAATGTTTTGTCTATTCTGTAA
- a CDS encoding M48 family metalloprotease: MAASAISVLFAASIGHSFANNDLPDLGTAAVNTFSLEKETVYGDAYMRVIRSSAPVLSDPVLSQYLSELGNKLVANATGVKTPFYFFLLRNDEINAFAFFGGHVGVHTGLFLNADNESELASVLAHEITHVTQRHLARSLEAQEKSSTATIVGMLGAILLTIAAPQAGMAALATTQALSTQAKINYTRSNEQEADRIGMQTLVDAGFDPNAAATFFGQLAIRYRFTTTPPQMLLTHPLPESRITEARNRAAQYAKRYVPNSLNFQLAKARIQVRFSSLSDDAALSLFEQQLKKNEYTFKEAALYGKALALFRLQKFDQAEVIIDDLLKQDDNNLFYIDTKTDLLDQKKDYSNAIALLEAQRKIKPTSQVINTNLANIYVQADQPQKAIPLLEELIFFDKQNMLPYQIMADAYRKLDNKALEYYSNAEFMALSANYKGAIDQLNYAYRYSDGKTLQLARIEARIRQFRQADREMEALK, encoded by the coding sequence CTGGCCGCGAGCGCAATTAGCGTACTATTTGCCGCCAGTATTGGCCACAGTTTTGCCAATAATGATCTTCCAGATCTGGGTACGGCTGCAGTTAATACCTTTAGTTTAGAAAAAGAAACCGTTTACGGTGACGCATACATGCGGGTTATTCGTTCTTCTGCCCCCGTATTAAGTGATCCGGTGCTAAGTCAGTATTTATCAGAACTGGGCAATAAGCTGGTTGCTAATGCTACAGGAGTCAAAACACCGTTTTATTTCTTTTTACTGCGCAATGATGAAATTAACGCATTTGCATTTTTCGGTGGTCATGTTGGCGTTCACACTGGCTTATTTTTAAATGCTGACAACGAAAGTGAATTAGCATCAGTACTTGCACACGAAATTACTCACGTAACTCAACGTCATCTTGCGCGCTCACTTGAAGCACAAGAGAAAAGTTCTACGGCTACGATTGTGGGTATGTTAGGAGCTATTTTATTAACCATAGCAGCCCCTCAAGCAGGTATGGCTGCACTAGCGACAACCCAAGCACTATCAACACAAGCAAAAATTAACTATACCCGCTCAAATGAGCAAGAGGCCGACCGTATTGGCATGCAAACTCTTGTTGATGCAGGGTTCGATCCCAATGCTGCCGCCACATTTTTCGGTCAGCTGGCTATTCGTTATCGTTTTACCACCACCCCACCACAAATGTTACTGACGCATCCATTACCAGAATCTCGAATTACAGAAGCCCGTAACCGTGCGGCTCAATACGCTAAACGATATGTACCTAACAGCCTTAACTTTCAATTAGCCAAAGCGCGTATCCAAGTGCGTTTTTCAAGTTTAAGTGACGATGCGGCATTATCTTTATTTGAACAACAACTCAAAAAGAATGAATATACTTTTAAAGAAGCTGCTCTCTACGGCAAAGCGCTGGCACTTTTCCGTTTACAGAAATTTGATCAAGCTGAGGTCATCATTGATGACTTGCTTAAACAAGATGACAATAATTTGTTTTATATCGATACCAAAACAGATTTATTAGATCAGAAAAAAGACTATTCAAATGCCATCGCATTATTAGAAGCGCAGCGGAAAATAAAACCAACTTCACAGGTGATCAATACTAACTTAGCCAATATTTATGTGCAGGCTGATCAGCCCCAAAAAGCCATTCCGCTTTTAGAGGAACTGATATTTTTCGATAAGCAGAATATGCTGCCTTATCAAATTATGGCTGATGCGTACCGCAAGTTAGATAACAAAGCCCTCGAGTATTACAGTAATGCTGAATTTATGGCCTTATCAGCTAACTACAAGGGAGCGATTGACCAACTCAACTATGCTTATCGCTATTCAGATGGTAAAACCTTACAACTGGCAAGAATTGAAGCAAGAATAAGACAATTTAGACAAGCTGATAGGGAAATGGAGGCGTTAAAGTAG
- a CDS encoding sulfurtransferase TusA family protein codes for MILIDLTPYVCPYPLVKVKLLLRHMDVDEKLHVLLSDPGSRRDVPLLIKKMGFDIEIIADQPHCLSFIITKTN; via the coding sequence ATGATTTTAATTGATTTAACACCTTATGTTTGTCCCTATCCTTTGGTAAAAGTAAAACTTTTACTGAGGCACATGGATGTAGATGAAAAATTACATGTACTGTTATCAGACCCCGGTTCACGCCGAGATGTTCCCTTGTTGATAAAAAAAATGGGTTTTGATATTGAAATCATTGCTGATCAACCGCACTGTTTATCATTTATCATCACCAAAACAAATTGA
- a CDS encoding AI-2E family transporter has translation MLEFLTDWCKTRFSDPQAITLVFIIVGIGLALYFGSGLLAPLLVALVLAFLLEWPVAQMSRLGISRTMAASIVLVVFLGLMIILMFGLVPSIWRQGVSLVTDLPSMIDKGMLLVREFSADYPQFISAPQLDSMMEEIKKMLDTQHIIDLGKQILGYSASLLVLMVYAILVPLLVFFFLKDKDYLINGSKRFFPTNRGLARKVWFEMDQQIFNYIRGKVIEIVIVGVASYIFFAIMGLSYSALLGVLTGLSVLIPYVGATLVTLPIALVAFFQWGFSAEFGYLMLGYGIIQALDGNVLVPLLFSDAVDLHPVMIIAAVLVFGGLWGVWGVFFAIPLASLVKAVINAWPNNQQQQRVSFDSE, from the coding sequence ATGCTGGAATTTTTAACTGATTGGTGCAAAACCCGTTTTAGTGACCCGCAAGCCATCACCTTAGTGTTTATTATTGTGGGAATTGGTTTGGCATTATACTTTGGTTCTGGTCTGCTTGCGCCATTGCTCGTTGCTTTGGTACTAGCCTTTTTACTTGAATGGCCAGTAGCACAAATGTCGCGATTGGGTATAAGCAGAACGATGGCGGCGTCAATCGTCTTGGTGGTGTTTTTAGGCTTAATGATTATTTTGATGTTTGGTTTAGTGCCCAGTATATGGCGCCAAGGGGTGTCATTGGTAACTGATTTACCTTCTATGATCGATAAGGGTATGTTACTGGTTAGAGAATTTAGTGCCGATTACCCTCAATTTATCAGTGCTCCGCAGCTTGATTCAATGATGGAAGAAATCAAAAAGATGCTCGATACGCAGCATATTATTGATTTAGGTAAACAAATTCTTGGTTATTCAGCGTCATTACTGGTGTTAATGGTGTACGCCATTTTAGTACCATTGTTGGTATTTTTCTTTTTGAAAGATAAAGATTATTTGATAAATGGTAGTAAACGATTTTTCCCCACTAACCGCGGTTTAGCGCGAAAAGTGTGGTTTGAAATGGATCAGCAAATTTTTAACTATATTCGCGGCAAAGTAATTGAAATTGTTATTGTTGGCGTAGCCAGTTATATTTTCTTTGCGATTATGGGGCTAAGTTATTCTGCGTTACTTGGCGTGTTAACCGGATTATCTGTGTTGATCCCTTATGTCGGGGCAACATTGGTGACCTTACCGATTGCGTTAGTGGCATTTTTCCAATGGGGCTTTAGTGCTGAATTTGGTTATTTAATGTTAGGTTATGGCATTATTCAGGCGTTGGACGGTAATGTTTTGGTACCGTTATTGTTCTCTGATGCCGTTGATTTACATCCGGTAATGATCATTGCGGCTGTATTAGTCTTCGGTGGCTTATGGGGGGTATGGGGCGTGTTCTTCGCAATACCGCTGGCATCATTAGTTAAAGCGGTCATCAATGCCTGGCCCAATAACCAACAGCAACAACGAGTCTCGTTCGACAGTGAATAA
- a CDS encoding DUF2897 family protein encodes MSLEGYEVWLIIILVIGIIASNIAVLKYSAKFKMPQFGAQKDSADTTAPKDSSQQATDKLSQQPSSEDDKDSKDKPL; translated from the coding sequence ATGAGTTTAGAAGGTTATGAAGTATGGCTAATTATTATTTTAGTCATCGGGATTATCGCGAGTAATATTGCAGTATTAAAATATTCAGCCAAATTTAAGATGCCTCAGTTTGGAGCACAAAAAGACAGCGCCGATACAACTGCACCTAAAGACAGCTCACAACAAGCAACTGATAAACTTAGTCAACAACCTTCTAGCGAAGACGATAAAGACAGTAAAGATAAGCCCCTATAG
- the kdsB gene encoding 8-amino-3,8-dideoxy-manno-octulosonate cytidylyltransferase KdsB, with amino-acid sequence MNVTLLIPARYGSSRFPGKPLAPINGKPMIQHVYERASLAKGVDNIYVATDDDRIKHAVESFGGKVVMTSPEAASGTDRINDAIEQLGLSDDDLVINLQGDQPLIDPISIEQIISLFERHPGEFEMATLGFEIVDKRELDDPMHVKMVFDNDYNALYFSRARIPFGRDTNDYPVYKHLGVYAYTKRFVNAFAKLPLGRLEDLEKLEQLRALEYGHKIKIAISAFDSPEVDTPEDIRKCELRLAVD; translated from the coding sequence ATGAACGTTACTCTATTAATCCCGGCACGTTATGGTTCAAGCCGTTTCCCGGGCAAGCCGCTGGCCCCGATTAATGGTAAACCCATGATCCAACATGTTTACGAACGTGCTTCTTTAGCCAAAGGAGTCGATAATATTTATGTTGCCACTGATGATGACCGCATTAAACACGCGGTAGAATCTTTTGGCGGTAAAGTTGTTATGACTAGCCCTGAAGCTGCTTCTGGGACCGATCGTATTAATGATGCTATTGAGCAACTGGGTCTTAGCGATGACGATTTAGTAATTAATTTACAAGGTGATCAGCCACTGATTGATCCTATCTCAATTGAGCAAATCATTAGCCTATTTGAACGTCATCCTGGTGAGTTTGAAATGGCGACGTTAGGATTTGAAATTGTCGATAAAAGAGAACTAGATGACCCAATGCACGTTAAAATGGTCTTTGATAATGACTATAATGCATTGTATTTCTCACGGGCTCGGATTCCTTTTGGCCGTGATACCAACGACTACCCTGTCTATAAGCACTTAGGTGTTTATGCTTACACAAAGCGTTTTGTGAATGCCTTTGCTAAGTTACCTTTAGGTAGACTTGAAGATCTGGAAAAATTAGAGCAGCTTCGCGCTCTTGAATACGGCCATAAAATTAAAATTGCTATCAGCGCATTTGACTCACCAGAAGTTGATACTCCTGAAGATATTCGCAAATGCGAGTTGCGCTTAGCTGTCGACTAA
- the kdnB gene encoding 3-deoxy-alpha-D-manno-octulosonate 8-oxidase KdnB, producing the protein MSFKNFKCVPKMIFGRGSFVQLDVVLGQERKEANDFVVFLVDDVHQGKPLADRVPTKAHDLLIYVNVDEEPTTEQVDGLTAQVKAFNTTLPVSVVGLGGGSTMDLAKAVSLMLTNPGSSSEYQGWDLIKNPAVHHIGIPTVSGTGAEASRTAVLCGPVRKLGLNSDYTVFDQIIMDSELIAGVPTDQWFYTGMDCFIHCVESLQGTYLNEFAKAFAEKSMDLCRQVFLDDHAEKDDKLMMASYMGGMSIAYSQVGACHAVSYGLGYVLGYHHGIGNCLAFDVLEEFYPEGVTEFRKMMKIHNITLPKNICKDLPDETIAKMVAVTKSMGPLWDNVYGKGWEEKVTDEMLTKLFRRI; encoded by the coding sequence ATGAGTTTTAAAAATTTTAAATGCGTACCAAAAATGATTTTCGGCCGTGGCTCATTCGTGCAACTTGATGTTGTACTAGGTCAAGAACGCAAAGAAGCTAACGATTTTGTGGTCTTTTTAGTTGATGATGTTCACCAAGGTAAGCCACTGGCTGACCGCGTACCAACTAAAGCACACGACTTACTGATTTACGTAAACGTAGATGAAGAGCCCACCACCGAACAAGTTGATGGATTAACGGCTCAAGTTAAAGCCTTCAACACGACATTGCCTGTAAGCGTAGTCGGTTTAGGTGGCGGTTCAACCATGGATTTAGCTAAAGCGGTATCGTTAATGCTAACTAACCCTGGCAGTTCTTCAGAATACCAAGGTTGGGATTTAATTAAAAATCCTGCTGTACACCATATTGGTATTCCAACAGTCTCTGGTACGGGTGCTGAAGCATCACGTACAGCAGTATTGTGCGGCCCGGTGCGTAAACTCGGACTAAACTCTGACTACACTGTATTTGATCAAATCATTATGGACTCTGAACTTATTGCCGGAGTACCGACTGATCAATGGTTCTATACTGGTATGGATTGCTTTATCCATTGTGTTGAATCATTACAGGGGACTTATTTAAATGAGTTCGCTAAAGCATTCGCTGAAAAATCGATGGATTTATGCCGTCAGGTGTTCTTAGACGACCACGCAGAAAAAGATGACAAGCTAATGATGGCATCTTATATGGGCGGTATGAGCATTGCTTATAGTCAAGTGGGAGCATGTCATGCGGTGTCTTACGGCTTAGGTTATGTGCTGGGCTATCATCACGGCATTGGTAACTGTTTAGCTTTTGATGTGTTAGAAGAATTCTACCCAGAAGGCGTAACTGAATTCCGTAAAATGATGAAAATTCATAACATCACTTTACCTAAAAACATCTGTAAAGACTTACCGGATGAGACTATCGCTAAGATGGTTGCTGTGACCAAGAGCATGGGCCCACTTTGGGACAACGTGTATGGTAAAGGCTGGGAAGAAAAAGTTACCGACGAAATGCTGACTAAGTTGTTCCGTCGTATATAA
- the kdnA gene encoding 8-amino-3,8-dideoxy-alpha-D-manno-octulosonate transaminase KdnA — protein MPGFELFGPEEKQEVADVMENGFTFRYNFDHMRNDRWKTRDMEQLLCEKMNVKHAHLVSSGTAALQTAMAAAGVGAGDEVIVPPFTFVASVEAVFMAGAVPIFAEIDETLCLSPEGIEAVITPRTKAINLVHMCGSMAKMDEIKAVCKKHNLVILEDACQAIGGSYKGQALGTIGDVGCYSFDSVKTITCGEGGAIVTNNSDIYNHSHMFSDHGHDHVGSDRGAESHPIMGLNFRISEMNAAMGLAQLRKLDKIIAIQRKNKKTIKDAMASIAEITFREIPDPEGDSAGFLTFMMPTEARTQEINQKLAANKVDGCFYWYVNNWHYLKNWKHIQELKAPAALPIMLIADRPDYTKVLTPKSDAIMSRTISMLIKLSWTDEQIAERIENIKRAFA, from the coding sequence ATGCCTGGTTTTGAATTATTTGGTCCTGAGGAAAAGCAGGAAGTTGCTGATGTAATGGAGAACGGTTTTACCTTCCGTTATAACTTCGACCATATGCGCAATGATCGCTGGAAAACCCGCGACATGGAGCAACTACTTTGCGAAAAGATGAACGTAAAACACGCTCATTTAGTATCAAGTGGTACTGCTGCATTACAAACTGCAATGGCAGCAGCAGGCGTTGGTGCTGGTGATGAAGTTATTGTGCCTCCATTTACCTTTGTCGCCTCTGTTGAAGCCGTGTTTATGGCCGGTGCTGTGCCTATTTTTGCTGAAATTGACGAAACATTATGTTTATCTCCAGAGGGCATTGAAGCCGTTATCACACCACGAACCAAGGCAATAAACCTTGTTCATATGTGCGGCTCTATGGCGAAAATGGACGAAATCAAAGCCGTGTGTAAGAAGCACAACTTAGTGATTTTAGAAGACGCATGTCAAGCTATCGGCGGCAGTTATAAAGGTCAAGCATTAGGTACAATTGGTGATGTGGGTTGTTACTCTTTTGACTCAGTCAAAACCATCACCTGTGGTGAAGGTGGCGCAATTGTCACTAACAACAGCGATATTTATAACCATTCGCACATGTTTTCTGACCATGGTCATGACCACGTCGGCAGTGATCGTGGTGCAGAATCACATCCTATTATGGGGTTGAATTTCCGTATTTCTGAAATGAATGCAGCCATGGGTTTAGCGCAATTACGTAAGCTTGATAAAATCATTGCCATTCAGCGTAAAAACAAAAAAACCATCAAAGATGCTATGGCTTCTATTGCCGAAATCACTTTCCGTGAAATTCCTGATCCTGAAGGCGATTCAGCTGGCTTCTTAACATTTATGATGCCAACAGAAGCGCGTACCCAAGAAATTAACCAAAAGCTGGCTGCCAACAAAGTTGATGGCTGTTTTTACTGGTATGTTAACAACTGGCATTACCTTAAAAACTGGAAGCACATCCAAGAACTCAAAGCACCGGCGGCGTTACCGATCATGCTAATTGCTGATCGCCCAGATTATACTAAGGTGCTGACACCTAAGTCTGACGCTATCATGAGCCGCACAATTTCTATGCTGATCAAGTTATCTTGGACAGATGAGCAAATTGCTGAGCGTATTGAAAACATCAAACGTGCTTTTGCCTAG
- a CDS encoding alpha/beta fold hydrolase has translation MSTLMPHKMIDNQPLYYVDQGHGPVVIFCHGLLASSAMWQGQIDKLSSQYRCIAIDFWGHGQTTTVPDNTQSLQDVAQQVLTLMDMLDIGSAAIIGHGSGGAIAAEVILQAPARIHGLVMLNSFVGFEPQVNCIKYQGLMAKIANEQTISAELAQTISGLFFSKEIQKLSQQDANLSTVVAQFNTQLTTYSSAQLAVLLNMANMAIFKRDTLEYVELLTLPTLIAVGLSGYLRTALESYLMHDSIDGSQLLHIEQAGHFANIEKPAIFNQHLIDFFE, from the coding sequence ATGTCCACTTTAATGCCCCATAAAATGATTGATAATCAACCTCTGTATTACGTGGACCAAGGCCATGGGCCTGTGGTTATTTTTTGCCATGGTTTACTCGCCTCCAGTGCCATGTGGCAAGGACAAATTGATAAATTATCGTCACAATATCGTTGTATCGCCATCGACTTTTGGGGCCATGGTCAAACAACCACAGTCCCTGACAATACCCAAAGCCTACAAGATGTGGCCCAGCAGGTATTAACTTTAATGGATATGCTTGATATTGGATCGGCAGCTATCATAGGTCATGGTAGTGGCGGCGCGATTGCTGCAGAAGTTATTTTACAAGCACCTGCACGTATCCATGGGTTAGTGATGTTGAACAGTTTTGTCGGATTCGAGCCACAAGTTAACTGCATCAAATACCAAGGACTCATGGCAAAAATTGCCAATGAACAAACGATCTCAGCTGAACTTGCACAAACTATTAGCGGGTTATTTTTCAGTAAAGAGATCCAGAAATTGAGTCAACAAGATGCTAACCTTAGTACTGTAGTGGCGCAATTCAATACACAACTAACCACTTATTCAAGCGCACAACTTGCGGTATTACTTAACATGGCCAACATGGCTATCTTTAAACGCGATACCTTAGAATATGTTGAGTTACTGACTTTACCCACATTAATCGCAGTCGGCTTAAGTGGCTATTTGCGTACCGCATTGGAAAGTTATTTAATGCATGATTCTATCGATGGCAGTCAATTATTGCACATTGAACAAGCGGGTCATTTTGCTAACATCGAAAAGCCAGCCATTTTCAATCAGCATCTTATTGATTTTTTTGAGTAA